The following are from one region of the Halogeometricum sp. S3BR5-2 genome:
- a CDS encoding NADH-ubiquinone oxidoreductase-F iron-sulfur binding region domain-containing protein → MSDSKEEDGSLPAVRVAAGSAHRTDANAVADAAREAAETSTVRRTGSTGAEALEPLLVVTTDDGTAFYAAPSHDRAGEVVRAAESGEFAADADAVVEGEEGTPDEDGALPTPEEGPLSVGRRRALGRCGWVDPTEPPADSLADAVREDPDDVLAGMRELGLLGRGRGDARADESVGEGWAEARDAEGDPVLVVNANDADERNRTDRTLLEGDAGGVVDAAMAVGHLLGAEDVVVYAEEESLGTERLSRAVSRHREEHGEAPQLAVGPERFIAGEPTMALESLEGNDRLEARLTPPGPETHGLYGRPTVIHTPRTLLQVREVIRNPEAFDADDADPGTRLVTVAGDVDAPATVELSTGSSMRTATDAVEHDSVKMAVVGGQFGGFTRRLDHTYSAPALDGADLGSEGVVELFGEDRCALAAVGDRANFASQENCGRSGPCREGTKQMTDLLRQIYTGKYKDDMLRELTRTMQNSSMCHFEESAARTVETAMSTFDREFAAHAEGRCPSGECDGQSLH, encoded by the coding sequence ATGAGCGACTCGAAGGAAGAAGACGGGAGCCTGCCTGCGGTCCGCGTCGCCGCCGGGTCGGCGCATCGGACCGACGCGAACGCCGTCGCCGACGCCGCGCGGGAGGCCGCGGAGACGTCGACGGTTCGAAGAACGGGTTCGACGGGCGCGGAGGCGCTGGAACCGCTGCTCGTGGTGACGACCGACGACGGAACGGCGTTCTACGCCGCGCCGTCGCACGACCGCGCCGGCGAAGTCGTGCGCGCGGCGGAGTCGGGCGAGTTCGCCGCGGACGCCGACGCCGTCGTCGAGGGCGAGGAGGGAACGCCGGACGAAGACGGCGCGCTTCCGACGCCCGAGGAGGGACCGCTGAGCGTCGGCCGCCGCCGCGCGCTCGGACGCTGCGGCTGGGTCGACCCGACCGAACCGCCGGCCGACTCGCTGGCCGACGCGGTGCGCGAGGACCCCGACGACGTGCTCGCGGGGATGCGCGAACTCGGTCTGCTCGGCCGCGGCCGCGGCGACGCCCGCGCCGACGAGTCTGTCGGCGAGGGCTGGGCGGAGGCCCGCGACGCCGAGGGCGACCCGGTGCTCGTGGTGAACGCCAACGACGCCGACGAGCGCAACCGGACGGACCGGACGCTGCTCGAAGGCGACGCGGGCGGCGTCGTCGACGCCGCGATGGCCGTCGGCCACCTCCTCGGCGCCGAGGACGTAGTCGTCTACGCCGAAGAGGAGTCGCTGGGGACCGAACGCCTCTCGCGGGCCGTCTCGCGCCACCGCGAGGAACACGGCGAGGCGCCGCAGTTGGCCGTCGGCCCCGAGCGGTTCATCGCCGGCGAACCGACGATGGCGCTCGAATCGCTGGAGGGGAACGACCGACTCGAAGCCCGACTCACTCCGCCGGGACCGGAGACGCACGGTCTGTACGGGCGCCCGACGGTCATCCACACGCCGCGGACGCTGCTGCAGGTCCGCGAGGTCATCCGGAACCCCGAGGCGTTCGACGCCGACGACGCAGACCCGGGGACGCGTCTCGTCACCGTCGCCGGCGACGTGGACGCGCCCGCGACGGTCGAACTCTCCACGGGATCGTCGATGCGGACGGCGACCGACGCCGTCGAGCACGACTCGGTGAAGATGGCCGTCGTCGGCGGGCAGTTCGGCGGCTTCACCCGCCGACTGGACCACACCTACTCCGCGCCCGCCCTCGACGGCGCCGACCTCGGTTCCGAGGGCGTCGTCGAACTGTTCGGCGAGGACCGCTGCGCCCTCGCGGCCGTCGGCGACCGCGCGAACTTCGCCTCGCAGGAGAACTGCGGTCGGTCCGGTCCGTGCCGCGAGGGGACCAAGCAGATGACCGACCTGCTCCGGCAGATCTACACCGGGAAGTACAAAGACGACATGCTCCGCGAACTGACGCGGACGATGCAGAACTCCTCGATGTGTCACTTCGAGGAGAGCGCCGCGCGGACGGTCGAGACGGCGATGTCGACGTTCGACCGCGAGTTCGCCGCGCACGCCGAGGGACGCTGTCCCAGCGGCGAGTGCGACGGCCAGTCGCTGCACTGA
- a CDS encoding AAA family ATPase produces the protein MVEAFAVASGKGGTGKTTSTLALGMALAERYDVTVVDADTGMANLLFHTGLDDADVTLHDLLVEGREASVDDAVYDRFGMSVVPCGTSLAAFEAADPGRLREVVAELAAGTDVLLLDSPAALGSKSAVLPVVLADRVVVVLQPTVPSLSDGLKVQEYARSYGTETAGVLFNRVRPDEDVERIAEQASRYFGGSALASVPESDAVRAARRAGEPLLAHAPTAPAADAFREAAATLDVREGDAGDVADRFRSAVLPERV, from the coding sequence ATGGTCGAAGCGTTCGCCGTCGCCAGCGGGAAGGGCGGGACGGGGAAGACGACGAGCACGCTCGCACTCGGGATGGCGCTGGCCGAGCGGTACGACGTGACCGTGGTCGACGCCGACACGGGGATGGCGAACCTGCTGTTTCACACCGGCCTCGACGACGCCGACGTGACCCTCCACGACCTGTTGGTCGAGGGGCGGGAGGCGAGCGTCGACGACGCCGTCTACGACCGCTTCGGGATGTCCGTCGTCCCCTGCGGGACGAGTCTCGCCGCGTTCGAGGCGGCCGACCCCGGCCGCCTCCGCGAGGTGGTCGCCGAACTGGCCGCCGGCACCGACGTGCTCCTCCTCGACTCGCCGGCGGCGCTCGGGTCGAAGAGCGCCGTCCTCCCCGTCGTCCTCGCCGACCGCGTCGTCGTCGTCCTGCAACCGACCGTCCCCTCGCTGTCGGACGGGCTGAAGGTGCAGGAGTACGCCCGTTCGTACGGAACGGAGACGGCGGGCGTCCTGTTCAACCGCGTCCGCCCCGACGAGGACGTCGAACGAATCGCCGAGCAGGCGTCGCGCTACTTCGGCGGGTCGGCGCTGGCGTCGGTGCCCGAGAGCGACGCCGTCCGGGCGGCCCGGCGGGCGGGCGAACCGCTGCTCGCGCACGCGCCGACGGCCCCCGCGGCCGACGCTTTCCGCGAGGCGGCGGCGACGCTGGACGTGCGCGAGGGCGACGCCGGCGACGTGGCCGACCGATTCCGGAGCGCCGTCCTCCCCGAACGGGTGTGA
- a CDS encoding helix-turn-helix domain-containing protein, with protein MTAVLDFTIPSDAFAVGAALDVESATQIELARFVPVGERLVPYFWAETSDAEAVQSEVRASPHVAVVERLDGSIGRPLFRVSWEDDADGFLDTLRRRDIVIQRGTGSDGTWLFRLISDGRDTFSEFHLACREGGYPLDIKRLSDSTDRDSALYGLTGKQRVALLHAFERGYYDMEQNVKLGDICEDLDISQQAFGARLKRGMDALIENTLAA; from the coding sequence GTGACCGCAGTCCTGGATTTCACCATCCCGAGCGACGCGTTCGCGGTCGGAGCGGCGCTGGACGTGGAGTCGGCGACCCAAATCGAACTCGCGCGGTTCGTTCCGGTCGGGGAACGTTTGGTCCCCTACTTCTGGGCGGAGACGAGCGACGCCGAAGCGGTGCAGTCGGAGGTGCGCGCGTCTCCGCACGTCGCGGTGGTAGAGCGACTCGACGGCTCGATAGGACGACCTCTCTTTCGAGTCTCGTGGGAGGACGACGCCGACGGATTCCTCGATACCCTCCGGCGCCGCGACATCGTGATCCAACGGGGAACCGGCTCCGACGGAACCTGGCTGTTCAGGCTCATCTCGGACGGCAGGGATACGTTCAGCGAGTTCCACCTCGCCTGTCGCGAGGGCGGGTATCCGCTCGACATAAAGCGCCTGTCCGACAGCACCGACCGGGACAGCGCGCTGTACGGATTGACGGGTAAACAACGGGTCGCACTCCTGCACGCGTTCGAGCGCGGATACTATGATATGGAACAGAATGTAAAGTTGGGCGATATCTGCGAAGACCTCGATATCAGCCAACAGGCCTTCGGCGCGCGACTCAAGCGAGGGATGGACGCTCTCATCGAGAACACGCTCGCCGCGTAG
- a CDS encoding cobyric acid synthase, with product MSRTVLVAGTASHVGKSTVVAGLCRLLADRGVSVAPFKAQNMSNNARAVPVAAGARESDDESADAFGEIGVSQYVQARAARVTATTDHNPVLLKPRGGGESQLVIDGRPAGDFAAGDYYEEGWHRARDAAKAAHARLAADHDVILAEGAGSIAEINLHDRDLANVETARFADADVLLVADIERGGVFASLVGTLELVPDDIRERVVGAVITKFRGDESLLEEGLDAFESRTGVPVLGVLPYDDPGLPEEDSVSLPPEGERAVFGAGAGDADDPNAAAVTVAVPRLPRVSNATDLEPLAAEPGVRVVYCPLDSDLSEADAVVLPGSKNTADDLRACRVAGLHDRLRAFDGPVIGLCGGYQLLGERLLNVGAESVRGGSELPGFGLLPVETTFSTEKRVAPVTWAFAGAGPFAGFDGPVSGYEIHTGETRAVAEEETLARPFAAPDGRSDATLGVARGAVVGTYLHGLFENEGVRDAFVDGLFAAAGRERPTARDGETADSPYDRAAALVSRLDLEAFGFGDSGDESGG from the coding sequence ATGAGCCGAACCGTCCTCGTCGCCGGCACGGCCAGCCACGTCGGCAAGAGCACCGTCGTCGCCGGTCTCTGCCGCCTGCTCGCCGACCGCGGCGTCAGCGTCGCGCCGTTCAAGGCGCAGAACATGAGCAACAACGCCCGGGCGGTGCCCGTCGCGGCCGGCGCGCGGGAGTCCGACGACGAGAGCGCCGACGCCTTCGGCGAAATCGGCGTCTCCCAGTACGTGCAGGCCCGCGCCGCCCGCGTGACGGCGACGACGGACCACAACCCCGTCCTCCTGAAACCCCGCGGCGGCGGCGAGTCCCAACTAGTAATCGACGGCCGTCCGGCCGGTGACTTCGCCGCCGGCGATTACTACGAGGAGGGCTGGCACCGCGCCCGCGACGCCGCGAAAGCCGCCCACGCCCGCCTCGCCGCCGACCACGACGTGATACTCGCCGAGGGCGCCGGCTCCATCGCGGAGATAAACCTCCACGACCGAGACTTGGCGAACGTCGAGACGGCCCGCTTCGCCGACGCCGACGTCCTCCTCGTCGCCGACATCGAACGCGGCGGCGTCTTCGCCTCGCTCGTCGGGACGCTCGAACTCGTGCCCGACGACATCCGAGAGCGGGTGGTCGGCGCGGTCATCACGAAGTTTCGGGGCGACGAGTCCCTCTTGGAGGAGGGTCTCGACGCCTTCGAGTCGCGGACGGGCGTGCCCGTCCTCGGCGTCCTCCCGTACGACGACCCCGGACTCCCCGAGGAGGACAGCGTCTCCTTGCCGCCCGAGGGCGAGCGAGCGGTCTTCGGGGCGGGCGCGGGCGACGCGGACGACCCGAACGCGGCGGCCGTCACCGTCGCCGTCCCCCGCCTGCCCCGCGTCTCGAACGCGACGGACCTCGAACCGCTGGCGGCCGAACCGGGCGTCCGCGTCGTCTACTGCCCGCTCGATTCGGATCTCTCCGAGGCCGACGCCGTCGTCCTCCCGGGGTCGAAGAACACCGCCGACGACCTGCGGGCCTGCCGCGTGGCGGGACTGCACGACCGCCTCCGAGCGTTCGACGGTCCCGTAATCGGCCTCTGCGGCGGCTACCAACTGCTCGGCGAGCGACTGCTGAACGTCGGCGCCGAGAGCGTCCGCGGGGGGTCCGAGCTTCCGGGGTTCGGCCTGCTCCCCGTCGAGACGACCTTCTCGACCGAAAAGCGCGTCGCGCCCGTCACGTGGGCGTTCGCGGGCGCCGGGCCGTTCGCGGGGTTCGACGGCCCCGTCTCCGGCTACGAGATTCACACCGGCGAGACCCGAGCGGTCGCGGAAGAAGAGACCCTCGCGCGGCCGTTCGCCGCGCCCGACGGTCGGTCGGACGCGACGCTCGGCGTCGCTCGGGGCGCAGTGGTGGGAACGTACCTCCACGGCCTGTTCGAGAACGAAGGAGTCAGAGACGCCTTCGTCGACGGCCTGTTCGCCGCCGCGGGTCGAGAGCGGCCGACGGCGAGGGACGGTGAGACAGCCGACTCGCCGTACGACCGCGCGGCCGCCCTCGTCTCCCGACTCGACCTCGAAGCGTTCGGGTTCGGAGACTCGGGCGACGAGTCCGGTGGTTAG
- a CDS encoding sugar-transfer associated ATP-grasp domain-containing protein: MREDSLRYALLKPLRDGAGAGYRGLSDRLSIFATLLDRELSTGLSVDIPFERRLWLWRRGFTSRSSALYDLDEDNYRQFVSDLQHERANDIAEPWDTVVSNKLTFYLLFSSYAEHLPDCYGIVGGGELRRSSPTMPTAPWQAPSDELNGVERHDAVRWVDRYLDRREALVLKPIYGHGGRGVFVCRRPEEGEDGADEDGYLVNGEPKTDAEFSAFLDDLEEYLAWEFARQADYADDLYPESTNTLRVLTLWDYENDEPFVSGAVHRVGTAESAPVDNWSSGGLSAMVTDDDELSAGAQWLPEQGEVRWFDTHPDTGEPIEGARVPEWSAVRRQIEEMAAEYPSLPRLGWDIVLTGEGEFVVLEVNAHTATRTFQVHEPLLDDPRVRAFYEHHGCL, encoded by the coding sequence ATGCGAGAGGACTCCCTGCGATACGCGCTCCTCAAACCGCTCCGCGACGGCGCGGGTGCGGGCTACCGAGGGCTGTCCGACCGGCTCTCCATCTTCGCGACGCTGCTCGACCGAGAGCTCTCGACCGGACTGTCCGTCGACATCCCGTTCGAGCGGCGTCTGTGGCTCTGGCGGCGCGGGTTCACCAGTCGGTCGAGCGCCCTGTACGACCTCGACGAGGACAACTACCGACAGTTCGTCTCCGACCTGCAGCACGAACGGGCCAACGACATCGCCGAGCCGTGGGACACCGTCGTGAGCAACAAGCTGACGTTCTACCTCCTGTTCAGCTCCTACGCCGAGCACCTGCCCGACTGCTACGGTATCGTCGGCGGCGGCGAACTCCGGCGCAGTTCCCCGACGATGCCCACCGCGCCGTGGCAGGCGCCGTCGGACGAACTGAACGGCGTCGAACGCCACGACGCCGTCCGGTGGGTCGACCGCTACCTCGACCGCCGGGAGGCGCTGGTGCTCAAGCCCATCTACGGGCACGGCGGCCGCGGCGTGTTCGTCTGCCGGCGGCCCGAAGAGGGCGAGGACGGCGCCGATGAGGACGGCTACCTCGTCAACGGCGAACCGAAGACGGACGCGGAGTTCTCGGCGTTCCTCGACGACTTAGAGGAGTACCTCGCCTGGGAGTTCGCCCGGCAGGCCGACTACGCCGACGACCTGTACCCCGAGTCGACGAACACGCTGCGCGTGCTCACCCTCTGGGACTACGAGAACGACGAACCGTTCGTCTCGGGGGCCGTCCACCGTGTCGGGACGGCGGAATCGGCGCCCGTCGACAACTGGAGTAGCGGCGGTCTCTCCGCGATGGTGACCGACGACGACGAGTTGAGCGCCGGCGCGCAGTGGCTCCCCGAGCAGGGCGAGGTGCGGTGGTTCGACACCCACCCCGACACGGGCGAACCCATCGAGGGGGCGCGCGTGCCCGAGTGGTCGGCCGTCCGCCGGCAAATCGAGGAGATGGCGGCCGAGTACCCCTCGCTCCCGCGCCTCGGCTGGGACATCGTCCTCACCGGCGAGGGCGAGTTCGTCGTCCTCGAAGTGAACGCCCACACCGCGACCCGGACGTTTCAGGTGCACGAGCCCCTGCTCGACGACCCCCGCGTCCGCGCGTTCTACGAGCACCACGGCTGTCTCTAG
- a CDS encoding MGH1-like glycoside hydrolase domain-containing protein has product MHGRESAAAVLDANRRDGYTIPSATLYPFQWNWDSAFVAVGLAHADPAAAKREIRTLLDARWENGMVPQIAFWSDAAGYFPGPDEWRVGTDRTVHADVETSGITQPPMVVPAAAYVYEATGDEAFRDSVLPDLEAYCEWWLRERSDDGELVWVRHPWATGMDDSPAWVGPLERFDPGEMTYTREDRKDSELAEQRPTDWDYDRYVSLVRRGRDLDWDETRLREESPFVVEDVLTNALFVRACESVAALSADAGDETSAERWRAQAETTRRALSERRFDDDLGLFVSYDLVADEPLPARSIAGLLPTLAGAPTDAQFARMRETLDEFLAYEYAAPSYVGPEMDYDRYWRGPVWLNTNWLLERGLRRMGAETEADRIRDDSRRLLDREGFREYFNPETGAGRGSDRFSWSAALSLAWAAEDAPEVRG; this is encoded by the coding sequence ATGCACGGACGCGAGTCGGCCGCCGCGGTCCTCGACGCGAACCGCCGCGACGGCTACACGATACCCTCGGCGACGCTGTACCCCTTCCAGTGGAACTGGGACAGCGCGTTCGTCGCCGTCGGCCTCGCCCACGCCGACCCGGCGGCGGCCAAGCGCGAGATTCGGACTCTGCTGGACGCGCGCTGGGAGAACGGGATGGTGCCGCAGATAGCGTTCTGGTCGGACGCCGCGGGCTACTTCCCCGGTCCCGATGAGTGGCGCGTCGGCACCGACCGGACCGTCCACGCCGACGTGGAGACCAGCGGCATCACCCAACCGCCGATGGTCGTCCCCGCCGCCGCGTACGTCTACGAGGCGACCGGCGACGAGGCGTTCCGGGACTCGGTGCTCCCGGACCTCGAAGCCTACTGCGAGTGGTGGCTCCGCGAGCGTTCGGACGACGGCGAACTCGTCTGGGTGCGGCACCCGTGGGCGACGGGGATGGACGACTCGCCGGCGTGGGTCGGCCCCCTCGAACGCTTCGACCCCGGTGAGATGACCTACACCCGGGAGGACCGCAAGGATTCGGAGTTGGCCGAGCAGCGACCGACCGACTGGGACTACGACCGCTACGTCTCTCTCGTCCGGCGGGGCCGGGACCTCGACTGGGACGAGACCCGACTGCGCGAGGAGTCGCCGTTCGTCGTCGAAGACGTGCTGACGAACGCGCTGTTCGTCCGCGCCTGCGAGTCCGTCGCCGCCCTCTCGGCGGACGCCGGCGACGAGACGTCCGCCGAGCGCTGGCGCGCGCAGGCCGAGACGACCCGCCGTGCCCTCTCGGAGCGCCGGTTCGACGACGACCTCGGCCTGTTCGTCTCCTACGACTTGGTCGCCGACGAACCGCTTCCCGCCCGCTCGATTGCGGGCCTGCTGCCGACGCTCGCGGGCGCGCCGACCGACGCGCAGTTCGCGCGGATGCGCGAGACGCTCGACGAGTTCCTCGCCTACGAGTACGCCGCGCCCTCCTACGTCGGCCCGGAGATGGACTACGACCGCTACTGGCGCGGGCCGGTGTGGCTGAACACGAACTGGCTGCTCGAACGCGGTCTGCGGCGGATGGGCGCCGAGACGGAGGCCGACCGAATTCGAGACGACTCCCGGCGACTGCTCGACCGCGAGGGGTTCCGCGAGTACTTCAACCCCGAGACGGGCGCGGGTCGGGGGAGCGACCGCTTCTCGTGGTCGGCGGCGCTGTCGCTGGCGTGGGCCGCCGAGGACGCCCCGGAGGTCCGCGGATGA
- a CDS encoding bacterio-opsin activator domain-containing protein, whose protein sequence is MSVIAEFTVPSDDFALHHALTAASEMVVEIERVVATMEDKIMPFFWVSGGDQSDFEEAFRDDPSVTDTTLVDEIEGSVLYRAEWTENVESIIYAYTEIGATILQATGRNEEWELQFRFDNHDKVSQFQAYCEENDISFRLNRLYHQEQPMASAQYGLTSKQRETLVTALDTGYYDIPQRSTMADVAEKVGVSQQAVSKRLHNGHKNLITNALTVNHPDDD, encoded by the coding sequence ATGAGCGTCATCGCGGAATTCACTGTGCCTTCCGACGATTTCGCCCTCCATCACGCCCTGACGGCCGCCTCGGAGATGGTCGTCGAAATCGAGCGCGTCGTCGCGACGATGGAGGACAAGATCATGCCGTTCTTCTGGGTCAGCGGCGGGGACCAATCCGACTTCGAGGAGGCGTTCCGCGACGACCCCTCGGTGACCGACACGACACTCGTAGACGAAATCGAAGGGAGCGTCCTCTATCGCGCCGAGTGGACCGAGAACGTGGAGTCGATTATCTACGCCTACACCGAAATCGGCGCGACGATACTCCAAGCGACGGGGCGAAACGAGGAGTGGGAACTGCAGTTTCGATTCGACAATCACGACAAGGTCTCTCAGTTCCAAGCGTACTGCGAGGAGAACGACATCTCGTTCCGACTCAACCGACTGTACCACCAAGAGCAGCCGATGGCGAGCGCGCAGTACGGCTTGACGTCGAAGCAGCGCGAGACGCTCGTCACCGCGCTCGACACGGGGTACTACGACATTCCGCAACGGAGTACGATGGCCGACGTGGCCGAGAAGGTGGGCGTCTCCCAGCAGGCAGTCTCCAAGCGGTTGCACAACGGGCACAAGAACCTCATCACCAACGCCCTGACTGTCAACCACCCCGACGACGACTGA
- a CDS encoding cob(I)yrinic acid a,c-diamide adenosyltransferase — translation MNDDRPESDDRSNDEAADAPAADRPDSPAETRRNTPGGGVSPGANAIEPSAPEEFGLVQAWWGDGKGKTTAALGMAFRAAGHGYRVHLLQFLKGGADSVEGVRGEYNAIAALPGISYENTGHYGWNRMMDGSDDDEHAAKAAAAFERTKELVEAAGEADLSEPLSAEGGPEDGVNMLVLDEILYAVAMGLVDEDDVLELVESKPADLELVLTGGHEEPTFLLDAADLVTEVRKVKHPFDAGTRARKGTEY, via the coding sequence ATGAACGACGACCGACCCGAGTCGGACGACCGCTCGAACGACGAGGCCGCCGACGCGCCCGCGGCGGACCGCCCCGACTCCCCCGCGGAGACCCGACGGAACACGCCCGGCGGGGGTGTCTCGCCCGGCGCGAACGCCATCGAACCCTCGGCACCGGAGGAGTTCGGCCTCGTGCAGGCGTGGTGGGGCGACGGAAAGGGCAAGACTACCGCCGCGTTAGGCATGGCGTTCCGCGCCGCGGGCCACGGCTACCGCGTCCACCTCCTCCAGTTCCTGAAGGGCGGAGCGGACTCGGTTGAGGGCGTCCGCGGCGAGTACAACGCCATCGCGGCCCTCCCCGGCATCTCCTACGAGAACACGGGGCACTACGGCTGGAACAGAATGATGGACGGGTCGGACGACGACGAGCACGCGGCGAAGGCGGCGGCGGCGTTCGAACGAACGAAAGAACTCGTCGAGGCGGCGGGCGAGGCGGACCTCTCGGAACCGCTCTCTGCTGAGGGAGGTCCCGAAGACGGCGTGAACATGCTCGTCTTGGACGAGATTCTGTACGCCGTTGCGATGGGCCTCGTGGACGAAGACGACGTGCTGGAACTGGTCGAGTCGAAGCCCGCGGACCTCGAACTCGTCCTCACGGGCGGGCACGAGGAGCCGACCTTCCTCCTCGACGCCGCCGACTTGGTGACCGAGGTGCGGAAGGTGAAACACCCGTTCGACGCGGGGACGCGGGCGCGGAAGGGCACCGAGTACTGA
- a CDS encoding sugar-transfer associated ATP-grasp domain-containing protein: MIDGDLLTRLSESSPTGTTATQSVYRRLSVLETLFEREVVSGSSVSLPRERRLSLWRHGFTSRSGVLFDVEEGRYDEYLSDYQLERLDSLGGPWGAVVKNKLAQYLLLDAFREHLPGLYGVLDGGDLKRRPAFASYEGSGPRRVDAVPWLRDRLDDEGALVLKPVYGYGGSGVYVCRRLDDEDDEDGYLVNGERKTEAEFSALVEELEEYLVWEFVEQADYAADLFPDAVHTLRVLTLWDPDADEPFVSKAVHRVGTADSAPVDNWSRGGLSAEIREDGTLGPAAYWSDDDHERRWFQRHPDTDARIEGAEVPGWPAIRDRLLELASAVPYLPRVGWDVVVTGEGEFVVLELNSHAGVETLQVHGPLLRDERSRRFYEYHGFA, from the coding sequence ATGATCGACGGCGACCTGCTGACGCGGTTGTCCGAGTCGTCCCCGACGGGGACGACGGCGACGCAGTCCGTCTACCGACGGCTGTCGGTGCTGGAAACGCTCTTCGAGCGGGAGGTGGTCTCCGGCTCCTCCGTCTCGCTGCCCCGAGAGCGGCGGCTCTCGCTGTGGCGGCACGGCTTCACCAGTCGCTCGGGCGTCCTCTTCGACGTCGAGGAGGGCCGGTACGACGAGTATCTCTCGGATTATCAGCTCGAACGACTGGACTCGCTCGGCGGGCCGTGGGGCGCGGTGGTGAAGAACAAACTCGCGCAGTACCTGCTGCTCGACGCGTTCCGCGAGCACCTGCCCGGCCTCTACGGCGTGCTCGACGGCGGCGACCTGAAGCGGCGGCCGGCGTTCGCGTCCTACGAGGGGTCGGGACCGCGTCGCGTCGACGCCGTCCCGTGGCTCCGCGACCGCCTCGACGACGAGGGAGCGCTCGTACTGAAACCCGTCTACGGCTACGGCGGGTCCGGCGTGTACGTGTGCCGGCGGCTCGATGACGAGGACGACGAAGACGGCTATCTCGTCAACGGCGAGCGGAAGACGGAAGCGGAGTTCTCGGCGCTCGTCGAGGAGTTAGAGGAGTACCTCGTCTGGGAGTTCGTCGAGCAGGCCGACTACGCCGCCGACCTGTTCCCCGACGCGGTGCACACGCTGCGCGTGCTCACCCTCTGGGACCCCGACGCCGACGAGCCGTTCGTCTCGAAGGCGGTCCACCGCGTCGGAACGGCCGACTCCGCGCCCGTCGACAACTGGAGTCGCGGCGGCCTCTCGGCCGAGATTCGGGAGGACGGAACGCTCGGCCCCGCCGCCTACTGGTCGGACGACGACCACGAGCGCCGGTGGTTCCAGCGCCACCCGGACACCGACGCGCGAATCGAGGGCGCGGAAGTTCCGGGCTGGCCGGCGATACGCGACCGCCTGCTCGAACTCGCGTCGGCGGTTCCGTACCTCCCGCGCGTCGGCTGGGACGTGGTCGTCACCGGCGAGGGCGAGTTCGTCGTCCTCGAACTCAACTCGCACGCGGGCGTCGAGACGCTACAGGTCCACGGTCCGCTCCTGCGGGACGAGCGCTCGCGCCGCTTCTACGAGTACCACGGGTTCGCGTAG